A stretch of DNA from Candidatus Pseudomonas phytovorans:
TCCCTGTATACGGTTCCAGTGCCGGCTCGGCGGTGGCTGTCAGCGCCGGTATCGTCGCCATCGCTGTCGGTACGGAGACCAACGGCTCGCTGGTTGGGCCTGCTTATTGCAATCACGTGGTAGGTCTGCGCCCTACACTGGGGCTGCTCAGCCAGTACGGGATGCTGCCGTTGAGCAGCTTGCAAGATACCCCAGGTCCGATGGCGCGTACTGTCACCGACGCCGCGCTGTTGGTCGATGCGATGTTTGGCCTGGACCGGCCAGACCAGGTGCCGGAGGGCGCACCTCAAGCGCCTGTGGCGTATGCTGCAGCGCTGGACGACTCCGCGTTGTGGGGTGTTCGTCTGGGCTACCCGGTGCACAGTGGGGGAGGGGCTACGATGGCGGATGATCCCGCTTTTGCTGCTCTGCTAAGCAGGTTGGAAAGTGCTGGCGCCACGGTGGTTCCGGTCCAGTTCGAGTTCCCAGACTTGTTCCCGGAACAGATGGCTGTGTTGAGCTATGACTTCAAGCGAGAACTGGCAAGGTACCTGGCTGGGCGGCCAGGCGTCGGGGTGAAAAGCCTCGCCGATGTGATCGCCTTCAACACCGCTAATCCGTTGCCGGAGGGCTATGCCCAAGGCTTGCTGGAAAGTAGCGAGGCGTTGGCGTTCAATGAAGAAGACTACACGTGTGTAGCCCACCAGCTGCGCAGCCAGAGTCGCTGCTTGCTCGACACCGCGCTGCAGGTCCATGACCTTGCGGCGCTGATCGACCTGCCGTTGGGTTATTTGAACAGCTATGGCGCCCAGGCAGGGTATCCAGGCCTTACGGTGCCTGCCGGGCTCGATGAAGACGGCAGGCCGACCGGCCTGTGTTTTATCGGTCCACAATGGTCCGACGGAGTGTTGCTATCGCTTGGTTATGCCTTCGAGCAGAGCGGCAGGTAGCAATTTGTATACAAAATCGTTTGATCCATAGCACTTGATAGACAAAACGCATGGCCATGGCCGTGCCTTTTGCGTTGGCGTCTGAGAAAATGCCCGCACTATTTTTCCGGATGCCGACATGACTGCCCTGAAGAACGACCGTTTCCTGCGTGCACTGCTCAAGCAACCCGTAGACGTCACCCCGGTGTGGATGATGCGCCAGGCCGGCCGCTACCTGCCGGAGTACCGCGCCAGCCGCGCCAAGGCCGGGGACTTCATGAGCCTGTGCATGAACCCGCAGTTCGCCTGCGAGGTCACGATGCAGCCGCTGGACCGCTACCCGCTGGACGCAGCGATCCTGTTCTCGGACATCCTCACCATCCCCGACGCCATGGGCCTGGGCCTGTACTTCGAAACCGGCGAAGGCCCGCGTTTCAAGAAGGTCATCAGCACCCCGGCCGATATCGAAGCACTGCCAATCCCCGACCCGCAAAAAGACCTCGGCTACGTGATGGACGCAGTCAGCACCATTCGCCGCGAGCTTAACGGCCGCGTGCCGTTGATCGGCTTCTCCGGCAGCCCCTGGACCTTGGCCACCTACATGGTCGAAGGCGGCTCGTCGAAGGATTTTCGCAAGACCAAGGCCATGGCCTACGACAACCCGCAAGCCCTGCACCTGTTGCTGGACAAGCTGGCGCAGTCGGTCACCAGTTACCTCAACGGCCAGATCCTGGCCGGTGCCCAGGCCGTGCAGATCTTCGACACCTGGGGCGGCAACCTCTCGGCGGCGGCGTATCAGGAGTTTTCCCTGGCTTATATGCGCAAGATTGTCAGCGGCCTGATCCGCGAGCACGAAGGCCGCAAGGTGCCGGTGATCCTGTTCACCAAGAATGGCGGTCTGTGGCTGGAGAGCATCGCCGAAGCCGGCGCCGACGCGCTGGGCCTGGACTGGACTTGCGAGATCGGCGACGCCCGCCGCCGCGTGGGTGACAAGGTGGCTCTGCAGGGCAACATGGACCCTACTGTGTTGTACGCAAAACCCGAGGCTATCCGCCAGGAAGTGGCGCGTATCCTGGCCAGCTATGGCCAAGGCACTGGCCATGTGTTCAACCTGGGCCACGGCATTACACCGGAAGTCGACCCGGAGCACGCTGGCGTGTTCATCAACGCCGTGCACGAGCTGTCGGCGCAGTACCACCAGTGAGCTGATCGCTGAAAAACAGAGCCCGGCCATGCGCCGGGCTTTTTTGTGCGTTAAGTTTTAATTCAGCGATCGTCGTTAATCTGGTCCCATCAAAACCGAAACAGGACCCGATCCTCATGAAAGCTCATTACCTTGCACTGATCCTTGCCCCACTGTTCAGCACCGCCGCGCTGGCCGCGACCTACACCGGCCCCGGCGCCCAGTCGGTCACCACCGTGGCCGCTGCCAACGAAGCTGCCGATGACACTCCGGTTGTGCTACAAGGGTTTGTGACCAAGAAAATCAACAACGACGACAAGTACGAATTCAGGGACAACACCGGCACCATCACCGTCGAGATCGATGACGAAGACCTGCCGCCAACGCCGTTCAACGACAAGACCAAGGTCAAGCTGACCGGTGAGGTGGAGAAGCACCTGATGAGCCGGGAAGTGGATGTGGATATTGTCGAGATCATCAACTGATCTGATGGCCTATTCGCGGGCACGCCCGCTCCCACAGGGACTGCACCGAACCCTGTGGGAGCGGGCGTGCCCGCGAATGCTTCACACCGATTTGGGCGGTAACTTGCTCAAGTGCAAAGCCACCAGCAACGCCACCGCCAGCAGGCTGCCAATGAACAGCCCTATACCATTCCAGCCCCACTGGTGCCAGAACACCCCGCCCGCCGTACCGGCCACGCTGGAGCCTGCGTAATAGCTGAACAGGTACAGCGACGATGCTTGCCCCTTGGCCTTCAACGCCCGTCGGCCGATCCAGCTGCTGGCCACCGAGTGCGCGCCAAAGAAGCCGAAGGTGAACACCAGCATGCCCACGATCACCATCGCCAGCGGGCTGGCCAGGGTCATCAGCAAGCCACCTGCCATCACCACGATGCTGGCCCAGAATACGTTGCGCCGGCCCAGCTTGTCGGCCAAGGCACCCACCTGTGCCGAACTGTAGATGCCCGACAGGTACACCACCGACAGCAAACCGACCAGTGCCTGGTTCATGTGGTAGGGGTCGGCCAACAAGCGGTAGCCGATGTAGTTGAACAGGGTGACGAAGGCACCCATCAGCAGGAAGGCCTCAAGGAACAGCCAAGGCAGGCCCGCGTCCTTGAAGTGCACGACGAAGCCGTCCAGCAGGCTGCGCGGGTTCATTACCTGTGGGCGGAAATTGCGCGACTCGGGCAGCACCTTCCAGAACACCAGCGCTGCCACCAGGGCCAGGCCGCCAATGCAAAGCATCGCCGTGTGCCAACTGACGAAGTCGATCAATACACCGGTGATAAGCCGCCCGCTCATGCCGCCAATGGCGTTGCCGCCGATGTACAGGCCCATGGCCAGGCCGATGTGCTGCGGGTGGATCTCTTCGCTCAGGTAGGTCATCGCCACCGCCGCAAGGCCACTCAGTGACAGGCCGACCAGCGCACGGGTGGCCAGTACCAGCTCCCAGCTCGGCATCACGGCGCTGGCCAGGGTGGAAAGGGCAGCGCAGACCAGGGCGAACACCATTACCGGTTTGCGCCCGATGCGGTCGGAGATGGGGCCGGTAATCAGCAGGCCGAGCGCCAGCATGGCGGTGGACACCGACAGCACCAGGCTGCTCTGCGCCGCATTGATCGCAAATTCCTTCGACAGCAGCGGCATCATCGGCTGTACGCAATACAGCAGGGCAAAGGTGGCGAAGCCGCCGCTGAACAGGGCCAGCACGGTCTTCATGAAGGCGGGGGTGCCTTTTTCGATCCACATTTCGTTCAGGGGGGCAGGTTCTGGTTCAGTAGGAAGCGGGGCTACAGCAGTTTTCACGGCGGGTACCTCTGGCGCAATGAAAAAAGCATATAGCTGGCTAATGATTAGATCCAATATATTGTTCGACCTATTTAAGACGTTTTACGACCTGTTTGGAGCCGATCATGGAACTGCGCCATCTGCGTTACTTCATCGCCGTGGCCGAGGAGCTGCACTTTGGCCGTGCGGCCCAGCAACTGGGTATTTCACAGCCGCCTTTGAGCCAGCAGATCCAGGCGCTGGAGCAGGAGTTGGGGGCGCGGTTGTTTGAGCGTACCAATCGTCGGGTCGAGCTGAGCGAGGCGGGGCGGCTGTTCCTTGAAGAAGCGCGCCAAGTGCTGGCGCAGGTAGAGAAGGCCGCCGATGTGGCCCGGCGTGCCCAGTTGGGGGAACTGGGCGAGATGAAGATCGGCTTTACGTCGTCTGCGCCATTCACCTCGAAAATTCCCAAGGCCATCCATGCCTTTCGCCAGCGCTTTCCGGCGGTGCACCTGAACCTCAAGGAGATGAGCAGCCGCGATGTTGCCGAAGGGGTATTCGACGAGTCCATCGAGGTGGGGCTGATGCGGCCCATGCCGCTGCCGGAGGGTTTGCTGGCCACCGAGTTGTTCCGGGAGCCGCTGGTCGCGGTGATCAATGCTTCGCATCCGTTGGCGGAAGGAACCGAACAGGGCGTGCACATGGCGGCGCTGGCCCATGAGCCGTTTGTGTTCTTCCCACGCAGTTATGGCAGCGGCTTGCATGCGCAGTTGCTGAGCCTTGCCCGGCAGGCGGGATTCAGTCCGCATTTTGCCCAGGAGGCGGGGGAGGCGATGACCATCATCGGCCTGGTTTCGGCAGGGCTGGGGGTATCGGTGCTGCCGGCGTCGTTCCAGCGCATGCGTATTGACGGGGTGGTTTACCGCACCTTGCTCGATGAGGGGGCGATGACGGCAGTGTGGCTGGTGCAGCGCGAGCGTGGTGGGTCGGCGATGGCGCGGGCGTTTGCGGAGTTGGTCACCGGGCAGGCCTATGGCTGAAAGCGTGATGTATTGATACCCGGCAGATGGCGCTGGCCAATGCCTCGTCGGCGCCACATACTCGGGCATTCGTTGATACACGGAGGTCAATCATGCGGCGCGTGGTGTTCAATCAGAAAGGTGGCGTGGGCAAGTCGAGCATTGCCTGTAACCTGGCGGCGGTCAGTGCCAATGAAGGCTACCGGACCCTGCTGATCGACCTGGATGCCCAGGCCAACTCGACCCAGTACCTCACCGGCCTCACCGGCGAGGACATCCCCATGGGCATTGCCGATTTCTTCAAGCAGAGCCTGTCCAGCGGACCGTTCAGCAAGAAGAACAAGGTCGATATCTACGAAACCCCTTTCGATAACCTGCATGTGGTCACCGCCACTGCCGAGCTGGCCGACCTGCAGCCCAAGCTTGAGGCAAAGCACAAGATCAACAAGCTGCGTAAATTGCTCGACGAGCTGGACGAGGACTACGATCGTATCTACATCGATACCCCGCCGGCGCTCAATTTTTATGCAGTATCTGCGCTGATCGCTGCCGATCGCGTGCTGATCCCCTTCGACTGCGACAGCTTCTCGCGCCAGGCCCTTTATGGCCTGCTGGCCGAAATCGAAGACCTCAAGGAGGACCACAACGAAGACCTGATGGTCGAAGGGATTGTGGTCAACCAGTTCCAGTCCCGCGCCAGCCTTCCGCAGCAAATGCTCGACGAGCTGCAAGCCGAGGGCCTGCCGGTGCTACCGGTGTACCTGAGCAGCTCGGTGAAGATGCGCGAGTCGCACCACGCCAGCTTGCCGCTGATTCATCTGGAGCCGAAGCATAAGCTCACCCTGCAGTTTGTCGAGTTGCATTCGCTGCTTGAAGAAAACGCTTAAACCCCTTGGCTACGCAACCACTCCAACAGCGACTGGAGTGGAAACGCCCCGGCCTGGCGGCTGACTTCGCGGCCGTTCTTGAACAGCAGCAGGCTGGGGATCGAGCGAATGCCCAGTTGCCCCGCCAGGTTACGGTTGGCTTCGCTGTCTAGCTTGGCCAGGCGGCAGCGGCCGGTCAGTTGGCGGGCCGCCTGTTCAAAGGTGGGCGCGAAGGATTTGCACGGGCCGCACCAGTCGGCCCAGATGTCCACCAGCAGCGGCAGGTCGCCTTTGATCTGGCTGGCGTAGCTGGCTTCGGTGAGTTCGAAGGGCTGGCTCAGCAGAACGGCCTGTTTGCAGCGGCCGCATTTTGGTGCATCAGCCAGGCGTTCCGCTGGTAGGCGGTTCAGGCCGTTGCAGTGGGGGCAGGGGATTACCAGTGGTTCGGGCATATCAATTCCTTGTGTTGTTTGATCGGGCCCTATCGCCGGCAAGCCAGCTCCCACAGGGTTATCGATTGCTCAGGTGTGACGCTGTACCTGTGGGAGCTGGCTTGCCGGCGATGGGGCCAGTACAACAACCATCAATTCAGGAAGAACAGCTGATTTCCAGGTGCTTGCCCCACTCCGGCGGGCGCTCGGCATAGGCCTGCATCCCAGGCTGCTCTTCGAAGGGCTTGCTCAGTACCTGATGCAGCTGCCGCACCTCGCTGTAATCCCCCGCTTCAGCCGCTTCGATTGCTTTCTGCGCCAGGTAGTTGCGCAGTATGTACAGCGGGTTCACTGCATGCATGCGCTCACGGCGCCCTTCGGCATTACCTGCGTCGCGCTCGCAGCGGGCCAGGTAGTCAGTGCCCCATGCATCGAAACCGGCCAGGTCGATAAAGTCGTTGCGTACCACCTGCAGCGCCTCGGCCACCGGTTGTTCGCCCAGCTTTCGGAAGAACAGGTTGTAGTCCACGCCACCACGCTGCATGCACTGCAGCAGGCGCTCGACCAGTGCCATGTCGTCGTCCTCGGCGCTGGTCAGGCCCAGGCGCCGGCGCATCAGGTCCAGGTAGTGGGCCTGGTACAGCGGCAGGAACAGCCCCAGTGCCTCTTTCAGTGGCTCAACCTCGATCACCGTGGTCAGGGCCTGGGCCAGTGCGCTGAGGTTCCAGTGGGCGATGGGCACCTGGTTGGCGTAGCTGTAGCGGCCACGGTCGTCGGAGTGGTTGCAGATGAAGTTGGCGTCGAAGTCATCGAGGAAGGCGTATGGGCCGAAGTCGAAGGTGATGCCCAGGATCGACATGTTGTCGGTGTTCATCACGCCGTGGCAGAAGCCATAGGCTTGCCAGCGGGCGATCAGTTCGGCGTTGCGCTCGACGATGGTGCGGAACATGGCCAGGTACGGTTGTTCGGCGTCACAGCATTCGGGGTAGTGCTGCTGCAATACATGGTCGATCAGCACCCGCTGCTGTTCGGGCTGTTTGGTGTAGTAGAAATATTCGAAATGCCCGAAGCGCACATGGCTCTGCGCCAGGCGCGTGAGCATGGCAGCGCTTTCGCGGGTTTCGCGCCACACCGCGGTGCTGGAACCGATCACGCACAGCGCCCGGCTGGTGGGGATGCCCAAGGCGTGCAGGGCTTCGGAGGCGAGGAACTCGCGGATCGACGAACGCAACACGGCGCGGCCGTCGCCCATGCGTGAGTACGGGGTCTGGCCAGCGCCCTTGAGGTGCAGGTCCCAGTGGTCGCCCGCATCGTTGACTACCTCGGCCAGCAGCAGGCCACGGCCATCACCCAGGCGCGGGTTGTACGAGCCGAACTGGTGGCCGGAATAAACCATCGCCCGAGGGTCGGCTTCTTCCCACATCTTGTGGCCGCTGAACAACTCGGCGAATACCGGCTGTTCGGCCTGGGCCGGGTCGAGGTCGAGCAGGGCCATGGCCGACTCGCTTGCTACCACCAGGCGCGGGTCTGCGATGGGTTCGGGCAGCACCTGGGTGGAGAACGCGTCGCCCAGGCGGGCGAAGCGGTTGTCGAAGGTGAGTTGGTCGAGGGCTTTCACGGGCCGGCTCCAGAGTTTGATTGACTGGGGCCGCTTTGCGGCCCTTCGCGGGCTTGCCCGCTCCCACAGGGATCGCGCCGCTCTCAGGGTCAGCGCTGGCCCTGTGGGAGCGGGCGAGCCCGCGAACGAGGGCGGAGCCCTCGCCGGGTTTCAGCACAGAATAAAGTATCCGGGCTTATTCAGGCTGAAGCAGTGCCATCCGTTTTCGGCTGATCCATGGAAATCAGCTGTTGCTTGCCACCTTTGGCATCCATCAGGAACACCTCGACCTGGCGTACCGAGATCTTGATGTTGTGCGCCTTGAACTCGCGGTTGATGTAGCGGTTGATCTCGTCCAGCGTCGGGTTACGGTCGCCCAGATCACGTACGTGCATGCGCAACTCGTGGTCCAGCGAGCTTTCGCCGAAGTTGAGGAAGTATACGATCGGCTCCGGGTCCTTGAGCACGCGCGGATTTTCATGCGCACCCTTGAGCAGCAGGTCGCGCACCAGGTCCAGGTCGGAGCCGTAGTCGATGCCCAGCTTCAGGGTTACCCGGGTGACCGTGTCGGTCAGCGACCAGTTGATCAACTGGCCGGTGATGAAGGTCTTGTTGGGGACGATGATGTCCTTGCGGTCGAAGTCGGTGATGGTAGTGGCGCGGATGCGGATCTTGCTCACCGTACCGGACAGGTTGCCGATGGTAATGGTGTCGCCAATCCGTACCGGTCGTTCGAACAGGATCATGATGCCGGAAATGAAGTTGGCGAAGATTTCCTGCATGCCGAAGCCCAGGCCCACCGACAACGCGGCCACCAGCCATTGCAGCTTGTCCCAGCTCACACCCAGGGTCGACAAGGTGCTGACGATGCCGACCCCGACGATGGTGTACGACAGCAGTGTGGTGGTGGCGTAGGCACTGCCTTGGGCCAGATTCAGGCGTGACAGCACCAGTACTTCCAGCAAGCCCGGCAAGTTGCCGGCCAGGGCAAAGGTGATGCCGACGATCACCAGCGCGCCCAGCAGGTCACCCAGGCTGATCGGCACCATGCTGGCGGCGGCGCCGGTGCCGCTGGTGTATTCATACAACGTGAAGTTGTTGAGGTAGGAGAACACCGAGATCAGGTCTGACCACACCCAGTACAGGCCGGCAATGAAGCCGCCCAGCAAGGCCAGGCGGATCAGGCGCAGCGACTGCTGGTTGACCTGCTCGATATCCAGTGTCGGCTCTTCGGTGATGACTTCGCCATCCAGTCCTTCCTTGGCCGCTGCACGTTTGCTCAGGGCTCGCTGATAGGCCAGGCGCCGAGCGGCCACCGACAGGCCACGCACGAAGGCGGCCTCGATCACCAGCCAGAACATCAGCAGGTAAAGGGTGTAGATCAGCCGGTCGGTGAGCTTGAGTGCGGTGTAGTAGTAGCCGAAGCACACGGCCACGAACAAGGCGATGGGCAGGGCGGTGAACGCCACCCCGACGGCCCTGCGGAACAGCGAGGTGTCGCGGTGCGCCGGGCTGCTCGCCAGCAGGCGGCTGAGCAGCCAGGCCATCAGTGCATAGCAGGTCAGCACCACGCCGATGCCCAGTACGTCGTCGGCCAGCGCCGAAGGCTGGTGCTCGGCCACTGCTACCACGCCCACCAGTGCCAGCACCACGCTACCCAGCCTGCGCACCCAGCCTCGCAGGAATTCGACCTGTGGCTTGTGCCAGCGGAAGTGGACTTCTGCCACGCCGCCGGGGGCGAGGATACGGTAGGCGGTGTAGAACACCAGCCAGGCCTGGGCCAGTTGCCAAAGCGCCGCGCCAAGGTTGGCGTTCTGCCCGCGGGCGTCGATCTGCAGGGCATAGCTGCACAGGGCCAGGCCCAGGCTCACCGGCATTGCCAGGAGGATGTTGATGAGGATCGCCTGGGGCGTATGCCACTGGCTGTCACGGCGGAAGTGGCCGATATCCTGGTGCACCTTGCTCAGCCGTTGATACAGGTACTTGCGGCGCCACAGCAGGGCGCCGATTACCAGCAGCAGCGGCAGAAACAGCAAAGGGCGTTGGCTCAGGCCGTCTGCCAGCTCTTTCAGGCCGGAGCCCCAGGGCAGGTCTGCAACCTGTTTGGCAAAGCGTTCCGGTACAAACGTCAACCAGTCCCAGTCCAGCGGCTTGTTGCTGGGGATCCAGAACATCTGCTCATCAAGGGTGGTGCGCAGGCCCTGCGCAGTGCCGAGCAGTTGCTTCTGGTTGAGTTGCAGGGTGATCGATTCGTTGAGCAGTGCCGACAGTTCGCGGTTGAGGCGTTCCAGCAGGTCGCTTCGGGTGATGGCGATTTCCAGCAGTGCCTTGCGTAACGCGGGGGTGACGTCTTCCTGCGGCTGGTTGGCCAGCAGCTTGTCGACATACGTCACCGGGCTGCTCATTTGCTCGCGCTGCTGGTTGATCTCGAACTGGTACAGGCGGATATCGGCAATCTGGTCGGCCAGGTCACGGTCGAGCTTCAGGTGTGGCAGGGCCTGCTTTTGCTTGTAGAGAATCTTCGACAGCAGCAGGCTGCCCTTGAGTACGCTGATTTGCTCGTCCAGCGCCTGGTCGGCCTGTGTCAGGCTGTCGAGTTGCTGCTTGGTGCGCAGGTTCTGCTGGGTCAGTTCGTTGAGGCGGTCAGTGCTTTTGAGCAGGTAGTCGGAAAGCTTAAGGTTGGCCGCACTTTCGCTGGCCAGCAGGCTGCTGCCCCCCGCCTTTTGTGCTTCGATCGACTGCTGGGTGACGGCTTGCTGGGATTGGGCCAGACGCTTTTCGTTGATCAGGGTCTGCAGGTCCTGGATTTCCTGCTCCAGGCGCGCGGCGCGCTCGATCAAAAGGTCGTGGCGGGCGTTACCGAGGTCTTGCAGCAGGCTGTTGCCGGCCAGTTCCTGGCGGCGCAGCAGGGTCAGCGCATTGAGCGAGGCCAGCTCGGCGTTCAGCTGGTTGCGCTGGTCGGCGTTGATGGATTTACCGCCGTCCTTGCCGGTTTTAAGGATGTTGTTGATCTGCTGGGTGCGTGCCTGGCTGTTGCTGATCTCGGCTTGTGCGCGCTCCGGGCGGGTTTGCGAATTGATGATCAGGCTGTTGGCTTCGGACAACGCCTTCTGCAGCTCACCCTGTTGGGTGTTGCGTTCGCTGAGCATCTGCTCGAGCTGCGGCACGCTGAGGGTGGCGTAGCGCTGGGCCACGGGCTGTGCCTTGCTTTCGTTGAGCCTGGCGAGCTCTTTCTGGCTGTCGCTGGTTTCTTTCGGGGCGCTGGTCAGTTGTTGCTTGAGTGCGGCCAGCTTCTTCTCGTTGTCTTCCTTGCTGGCCAGCAGGCTCAAGGTTTGTTCGAGCACCTGCTGCAGCGCCTTCTGGTCGGCTTCAGGCAGCTTGCGCTCAGCGATCTTGTCGAGGCTGTTCTGGATGCTGGCGGTGGTCGGAGCCTCTGCGGCGGTAGCGGCAAAGGAAAGGGACAGGCACAGCCCGAACAGGGCTGTGCGAAGGTACACGCGCAGGGACATAGGCAGACTACTTGTGGATCCGGCAGAAACGAAGTTTAGAGGAACAATCCTGGTCCGGGTCGCGTTCCTTCGGGGAATCTGACGCCTACTTTCTGGATCTTGTTCCCGTCCATGGTCGCCACGGTCCAGATCGTGCCATGCCAATCGACCTGGTCACCTACTACTGGAGCGCCTCCGACCTTCTGTCGGATGAACTGCGCAAGCGGCATTTTCGCGTCCAGGCCATCGAGTTTCAGGCCATAAAGTGCGGCCACTGCACCCAGTTCGGCATCGCCTTCGAGCACGAAGTCGCCAAAGAACCGCAGGTCTAGGCCACGCTGCGGCGCCTGGCTGAACAATTTGCCCAGGGCCGGCAGGTTGTGCTCGTGGCCGATCACGCAAAGCATGTCGCCCACTTCAAGCACGGTGCTGCCCGACGGGTGCAGCAGCTGCTCGCCACGGAACAGGGCGGCAATCCGTGTGCCTTCGGGCATTTTCAGCTCGCGCAGGGCGGCGCCGATGCACCATTTTTCCGCACCCAGGCGGTAGACGAACATTTCCCACTCGCTGGTGATGTGCACTTCCAGGGCGGAGCGGGAAATCGGTGCCGGGTCTGGCGGTACCGTCACTTTCAGCAATTTGGCCATCCACGGCAGGCTGGTGCCTTGCACCAGCAGCGACACCAGCACGATGAAGAACGCCAGGTTGAAGAACAACTGCGCGTCCGGCAGGCCGGCCATCAGCGGGAACACCGCCAGAATGATCGGCACCGCGCCGCGCAGGCCGACCCAGGCGATAAAGCCCTTCTCGCGGCCATGGAAGGCTTTGAACGGCAGTAGCGCAGCGACCACAGACAGTGGGCGCGCCACCAGGATCATCCACAGCGCCAGGCCCAGTGCGGGCAGGGCGATAGGCAGCAGATCGTGGGGGGTGACCAGCAGCCCCAGTACCAGGAACATGCCGATCTGCGCCAGCCAGGCCATGCCGTCGAGCATGTGCAAGATGCCGTGGCGGCTGCGGATGGGCTTGTTGCCCAGCACCAGGCCGCACAGGTATACGGCCAGGAAGCCGCTGCCATGCAGGGCGTTGGTCAGCGAGAATACGGCCAGGCCGCCTGCCACGACCAGGATTGGGTACAGGCCGCCGGCCAGGTTGATGCGGTTTACCATTTGCAGCATCAACCAGCCACCGCCCAGGCCCAGCAGGCCACCGATACCAAACTCACGCAGCAGGTGGGTAAGCAGGCTCCAGTGCAGGCCGGTCTGGCCGCTGGCGATCATGTCGATCAGGGTGACTGTGAGGAACACCGCCATCGGGTCGTTGCTGCCCGACTCGATCTCCAGAGTGGCGGTAACCCGCTCGTTCAGGCCTTTGCCGCCCAGCAGCGAGAACACCGCTGCGGCGTCGGTAGAGCCGACGATGGCGCCAATCAGCAGGCCCTGGATCAGACTCAGGTTGAACAGCCAGGCCGCGACCAGGCCGGTGAGGGCGGTGGTGATCATTACCCCTACTGTGGCCAGCGAAAGCGCCGGCCACAGTGCCACGCGAAAGCTCGCCACCCGCGTGCGCAGGCCACCGTCCAGCAGGATCACCGCCAACGCCAGGTTGCCCACCAGGTAGGCGGTCGGGTAGTTGTTGAAGATGATGCCGCCACCATCGACACCGGCAATCATGCCGACCGCCAGGATGATGACCAGGATAGGGATGCCCAGGCGCGACGACAGCGAACTGACCAGGATACTTGCGCCCACCAGCAATGCGCCGATCAAGAACAGGCTGTTGATGGTGCTTGCATCCAAAGGCAGGTACTCCGGTATAGCGCAGGGAAGAAGACTTGGACTGGCAAGTCGCGTGCCAATCGATTCTAACCTGATGAATTGGCAGCATGTAAAGCGTTTCTGCATATGAAAAAAAGGCACCGGGATCGGTGCCTTTTCAAGGCCGATGCTTCTCGCCGCACCTGGCTTCAAGGTGACCCCGGCTTCAGGCCAGGTCAGCAGCGCGGCGTAACAGCGCGCTGGTCTCGTCCCAGCCGAGGCAGCCGTCGGTGATGGACACGCCATAACGCAAGTGCATCGACAGGTCCTGTCGGCCGGGGTTGAGGTTACTCTCCAGCATGATGCCGAACAGGTCGCGATTGCCCGCACTGCGCTGTGCGAGTACATCCTCCAATACCTGCGGTTGACGGGCATAGTCCTTGCCACTGTTGGCATGGCTGCAATCCACCAGCAGGCGCGGGGCAACCCCGGCGGCCATCAGCTGGGTGCGCGCCTGGGCAACCGCTTCGGCGTGGTGATTGGGGCCGTTGCGCCCACCGCGCAACACCAGGTGACCATCGCTGTTGCCGGCGCTGCTGATCAACGCCGGGCGGCCATTCAGGTCGATGCCGAAGTAGCGGTGCGGATGGGCGGCGCTACAAATGGCGTCGCAGGCGACGCCCAGGCTGCCATCGGTGCCGTTCTTGAACCCTGCGGGGACGTCGAGGCTGCTGACCAGCTCGCGGTGAATCTGTGATTCGCAGGTTCTGGCGCCGATTGCAACCCAGCTCAGCAGGTCACTGAAGTAGTGTGCGGCCATGGGTTGAAGCATTTCACTGGCCAGTGGCAGGCCAAGCCCTGCCAGT
This window harbors:
- a CDS encoding ParA family protein; amino-acid sequence: MRRVVFNQKGGVGKSSIACNLAAVSANEGYRTLLIDLDAQANSTQYLTGLTGEDIPMGIADFFKQSLSSGPFSKKNKVDIYETPFDNLHVVTATAELADLQPKLEAKHKINKLRKLLDELDEDYDRIYIDTPPALNFYAVSALIAADRVLIPFDCDSFSRQALYGLLAEIEDLKEDHNEDLMVEGIVVNQFQSRASLPQQMLDELQAEGLPVLPVYLSSSVKMRESHHASLPLIHLEPKHKLTLQFVELHSLLEENA
- a CDS encoding MFS transporter, whose product is MWIEKGTPAFMKTVLALFSGGFATFALLYCVQPMMPLLSKEFAINAAQSSLVLSVSTAMLALGLLITGPISDRIGRKPVMVFALVCAALSTLASAVMPSWELVLATRALVGLSLSGLAAVAMTYLSEEIHPQHIGLAMGLYIGGNAIGGMSGRLITGVLIDFVSWHTAMLCIGGLALVAALVFWKVLPESRNFRPQVMNPRSLLDGFVVHFKDAGLPWLFLEAFLLMGAFVTLFNYIGYRLLADPYHMNQALVGLLSVVYLSGIYSSAQVGALADKLGRRNVFWASIVVMAGGLLMTLASPLAMVIVGMLVFTFGFFGAHSVASSWIGRRALKAKGQASSLYLFSYYAGSSVAGTAGGVFWHQWGWNGIGLFIGSLLAVALLVALHLSKLPPKSV
- a CDS encoding LysR substrate-binding domain-containing protein, whose translation is MELRHLRYFIAVAEELHFGRAAQQLGISQPPLSQQIQALEQELGARLFERTNRRVELSEAGRLFLEEARQVLAQVEKAADVARRAQLGELGEMKIGFTSSAPFTSKIPKAIHAFRQRFPAVHLNLKEMSSRDVAEGVFDESIEVGLMRPMPLPEGLLATELFREPLVAVINASHPLAEGTEQGVHMAALAHEPFVFFPRSYGSGLHAQLLSLARQAGFSPHFAQEAGEAMTIIGLVSAGLGVSVLPASFQRMRIDGVVYRTLLDEGAMTAVWLVQRERGGSAMARAFAELVTGQAYG
- the hemE gene encoding uroporphyrinogen decarboxylase — protein: MTALKNDRFLRALLKQPVDVTPVWMMRQAGRYLPEYRASRAKAGDFMSLCMNPQFACEVTMQPLDRYPLDAAILFSDILTIPDAMGLGLYFETGEGPRFKKVISTPADIEALPIPDPQKDLGYVMDAVSTIRRELNGRVPLIGFSGSPWTLATYMVEGGSSKDFRKTKAMAYDNPQALHLLLDKLAQSVTSYLNGQILAGAQAVQIFDTWGGNLSAAAYQEFSLAYMRKIVSGLIREHEGRKVPVILFTKNGGLWLESIAEAGADALGLDWTCEIGDARRRVGDKVALQGNMDPTVLYAKPEAIRQEVARILASYGQGTGHVFNLGHGITPEVDPEHAGVFINAVHELSAQYHQ
- a CDS encoding NirD/YgiW/YdeI family stress tolerance protein, which codes for MKAHYLALILAPLFSTAALAATYTGPGAQSVTTVAAANEAADDTPVVLQGFVTKKINNDDKYEFRDNTGTITVEIDDEDLPPTPFNDKTKVKLTGEVEKHLMSREVDVDIVEIIN
- a CDS encoding amidase family protein, translating into MNNLQQNPAISVIDLAYRLDDLQEGFDGPVFASIIDPDSNDFATLSELQQKLAEGNLTSVDLVTRALARISALNEKGPQLRAVIETNPDALTIAQDRDAERFEGVLRGPLHGIPVLLKDNLDSGDGMQTSAGSLALVGEPAAADAYVVQRLRASGAIILGKANTSEWMGFRDWTAPLGWSGRGGQTRSALGRDFPVYGSSAGSAVAVSAGIVAIAVGTETNGSLVGPAYCNHVVGLRPTLGLLSQYGMLPLSSLQDTPGPMARTVTDAALLVDAMFGLDRPDQVPEGAPQAPVAYAAALDDSALWGVRLGYPVHSGGGATMADDPAFAALLSRLESAGATVVPVQFEFPDLFPEQMAVLSYDFKRELARYLAGRPGVGVKSLADVIAFNTANPLPEGYAQGLLESSEALAFNEEDYTCVAHQLRSQSRCLLDTALQVHDLAALIDLPLGYLNSYGAQAGYPGLTVPAGLDEDGRPTGLCFIGPQWSDGVLLSLGYAFEQSGR